One Deinococcus sp. LM3 genomic region harbors:
- a CDS encoding SDR family oxidoreductase: MSDQDARQSQPQFEKQDPRAQYPAPPFPRQPQEAPGLASAMQPLPDHGEDSYVGLGRLKGRRALITGADSGIGRAVAIAFAREGADVALNYLPDEEQDAREVVALIEAAGRRAVALPGDITDEAFSRELVTRAVKELGGLDILVNNAGKQVTQPSLSDITTEQLDLTFRTNVYAMFWITQEALKHLGAGASIINTTSIQAYRPSPNLLDYASTKAAIVAFTQALAQQLGEKGIRVNAVAPGPFWTPLQPSGGQPQEKVMQFGKDTPLGRPGQPAELAAMYVFLASQESSYTSGSTLGATGGMVLF, translated from the coding sequence ATGAGTGACCAGGATGCCCGTCAGAGCCAGCCGCAGTTCGAGAAGCAGGACCCCCGCGCGCAGTACCCGGCCCCGCCGTTCCCGCGTCAGCCGCAGGAGGCGCCAGGGCTCGCGTCGGCCATGCAGCCCCTGCCGGATCACGGCGAGGACAGTTACGTGGGCCTGGGCCGCCTGAAGGGCCGCCGGGCGCTGATCACGGGCGCGGATTCCGGGATCGGGCGGGCCGTGGCCATCGCTTTTGCCCGCGAGGGTGCGGACGTCGCCCTGAACTACCTGCCGGACGAGGAGCAGGACGCGCGTGAGGTCGTGGCGCTGATCGAGGCGGCGGGCCGCCGGGCCGTGGCGTTGCCGGGCGACATCACCGACGAGGCGTTCAGCCGTGAGCTGGTCACGCGCGCCGTGAAGGAACTGGGTGGGCTGGACATCCTGGTGAACAACGCCGGGAAGCAGGTGACTCAGCCCAGCCTGTCGGACATCACGACCGAGCAGCTGGACCTGACGTTCCGCACGAACGTGTACGCCATGTTCTGGATCACCCAGGAGGCCCTGAAGCACCTGGGCGCCGGGGCGAGCATCATCAACACGACCAGCATCCAGGCGTACCGCCCCAGCCCGAACCTGCTGGACTACGCCAGCACCAAGGCGGCCATCGTGGCGTTCACGCAGGCGCTCGCGCAGCAGCTGGGCGAGAAGGGCATCCGCGTGAACGCGGTGGCGCCCGGCCCGTTCTGGACGCCCCTGCAACCCAGTGGCGGGCAGCCGCAGGAGAAGGTCATGCAGTTCGGGAAGGACACCCCGCTGGGCCGCCCCGGTCAGCCGGCCGAACTGGCCGCCATGTACGTGTTCCTGGCGTCGCAGGAAAGCAGTTACACGAGCGGCAGCACGCTCGGCGCGACCGGAGGCATGGTCCTGTTCTGA
- a CDS encoding SDR family NAD(P)-dependent oxidoreductase, translated as MTAPTPPWNTARPVVVLTGASSGIGLATATELAALGYALVLAARRADGLHALARRLDPSGHRVIAVPTDVTSPDSRRALIAAAHAHFGRVDILINNAGVTIERGWWWDDLDPLRVLRVNLDAPIELTRLVLPEMRGRGSGHIVNIGSVAGQAATNGLYSASKYGIRGFSHGLRRELLGSGVNVSLVSPGFVKSEMTASARLPMPGPEVVARAVAGVLLRPRREVIVPRVYHLFAWLDRRLPSLADRVVRRLILRRYDHTGQKGVVSRD; from the coding sequence ATGACGGCCCCCACCCCCCCGTGGAACACGGCCCGCCCGGTCGTGGTCCTGACCGGCGCGTCCAGCGGCATTGGTCTGGCCACCGCCACGGAACTTGCCGCGCTGGGGTACGCCCTGGTGCTCGCGGCGCGCCGGGCGGACGGCCTGCACGCCCTGGCCCGCCGCCTCGACCCGTCCGGGCACCGCGTGATCGCCGTCCCGACCGACGTGACCAGCCCCGATTCGCGCCGCGCGCTGATCGCCGCCGCGCACGCGCACTTCGGGCGGGTGGACATCCTGATCAACAACGCGGGCGTCACCATCGAACGCGGCTGGTGGTGGGACGACCTGGACCCGCTGCGGGTCCTGCGTGTGAACCTCGACGCGCCCATCGAACTGACCCGGCTGGTCCTGCCCGAGATGCGCGGGCGGGGCAGCGGCCACATCGTGAACATCGGTTCCGTGGCCGGGCAGGCCGCCACGAACGGCCTGTACTCCGCCAGCAAGTACGGCATCCGGGGGTTCAGTCACGGCCTGCGCCGCGAACTGCTCGGCAGCGGCGTGAACGTCAGCCTCGTCTCGCCGGGCTTCGTGAAGAGCGAGATGACCGCCAGCGCCCGCCTCCCCATGCCCGGCCCCGAGGTCGTGGCCCGCGCTGTGGCGGGCGTGCTGCTGCGCCCCCGCCGCGAGGTCATCGTGCCGCGCGTGTACCACCTGTTCGCGTGGCTCGACCGTCGCCTCCCGTCCCTGGCCGACCGGGTGGTGCGCAGACTGATCCTGCGCCGCTACGACCACACCGGCCAGAAGGGAGTGGTCAGCAGGGACTAG
- a CDS encoding S8 family serine peptidase, whose product MRAVPSALTRLGLTLLLGSLPASGLSIPALPPDTLPEILPVGTPTPRPAPPLITAPAPSNPAAPASPSGRVPTDPLFARQWTLPVVRAAQAWALPGVLIAPARPVTVAVLDTGFVNSPELAGRAVNGFDFVSDPARAGDGDGRDADGSGVGPYAYHGEVVANIIGAAHDGRGMAGLNPRVRVVHVRVAGTDGQISVPDLVDGLKWAAGLPVPGVPVNPNPARLLNLSLFADFIPLTGCDPRVQAAVDAVTARGALVIAGAANDGADAGGYSPAGCRSVLTVTSVDAGGARPEYANWGRSVALAAPGGEPGAGVPVSSVSGAGGLRDPHGTSLAAPHVTGVASLLLTVRPNLTPASLRRLLTSTAAPFPGGRCDPQPAHSCGAGTLNAEAALKSALSSSLGK is encoded by the coding sequence ATGCGCGCCGTTCCGTCCGCCCTGACCCGCCTGGGTCTCACGCTGCTGCTGGGCAGCCTGCCCGCCTCGGGCCTGAGCATTCCGGCGCTGCCGCCAGACACGCTGCCGGAAATTCTGCCGGTCGGCACGCCCACGCCCCGGCCCGCGCCGCCGCTGATCACTGCCCCGGCCCCCAGCAATCCGGCGGCTCCGGCCAGTCCGTCGGGCCGGGTGCCCACCGACCCGCTGTTCGCGCGGCAGTGGACGCTGCCGGTCGTGCGCGCCGCGCAGGCCTGGGCGCTGCCCGGCGTGCTGATCGCCCCGGCGCGGCCCGTGACGGTCGCGGTGCTCGACACGGGTTTCGTGAACAGCCCGGAACTTGCGGGCCGCGCCGTGAACGGCTTCGATTTCGTGAGCGATCCCGCCCGCGCCGGCGACGGTGACGGCCGGGACGCCGACGGCAGCGGCGTCGGCCCGTACGCGTACCACGGCGAGGTCGTGGCGAACATCATCGGCGCGGCGCACGACGGGCGCGGCATGGCAGGCCTGAACCCCCGCGTGCGCGTCGTACACGTTCGCGTGGCGGGTACGGACGGGCAGATCAGCGTGCCGGACCTCGTGGACGGCCTGAAGTGGGCGGCGGGACTGCCCGTGCCGGGCGTTCCCGTCAACCCGAACCCGGCGCGGCTGCTGAACCTCAGCCTGTTCGCGGATTTCATTCCGCTGACCGGCTGCGACCCGCGCGTGCAGGCCGCCGTGGACGCCGTGACCGCGCGCGGCGCGCTGGTGATCGCGGGGGCCGCGAACGACGGCGCGGACGCGGGCGGGTACTCGCCCGCCGGGTGCCGCAGCGTCTTGACCGTCACCAGCGTGGATGCCGGGGGTGCGCGGCCCGAGTACGCCAACTGGGGCCGCAGCGTGGCCCTCGCCGCGCCCGGCGGGGAACCGGGGGCGGGCGTGCCGGTCAGCAGCGTCAGCGGGGCCGGCGGCCTGCGGGACCCGCACGGCACCAGCCTCGCCGCGCCGCACGTGACGGGTGTCGCCAGCCTGCTGCTGACCGTGCGGCCCAACCTGACGCCCGCCTCGCTGCGCCGCCTGCTGACCTCCACCGCCGCGCCCTTCCCCGGCGGCCGCTGCGACCCGCAGCCCGCCCACAGCTGCGGCGCCGGCACCCTGAACGCCGAGGCCGCCCTGAAGAGTGCGCTGTCCAGCAGCCTGGGAAAGTAA
- a CDS encoding FAD-binding domain-containing protein, with translation MTDALRLPPDLLDDQLPRVLGEALTGLYTGEPRLPARVGGRTAGLAALHAWTGEGYAGRNFLSGNVSRLSMYLRHGMLGLREVAAHARAVMRGRERDEFLRQLTWAEFYRLVLRQEGARVLGNLEDPKYPARWTDTLPDDVREARTGLPCADAWVTHLVRDGWLHNHERLWFAAYLVHWRGVDWRSGYALFREHLLDGDIANNALSWQWVASTFSNKPYFMNQENIDRYSGGRWCRTCRAECPFRASYGELETQLFGTRP, from the coding sequence ATGACCGATGCCCTGCGCCTGCCCCCCGACCTGCTGGACGATCAGCTGCCCCGCGTGCTGGGCGAGGCCCTGACCGGCCTGTACACCGGCGAGCCGCGCCTCCCGGCCCGTGTGGGCGGCCGCACGGCGGGACTGGCGGCCCTGCACGCCTGGACGGGCGAGGGGTACGCGGGCCGGAACTTCCTGAGCGGGAACGTGTCGCGCCTGAGCATGTACCTGCGTCACGGCATGCTGGGCCTGCGCGAGGTGGCCGCGCACGCCCGCGCCGTCATGCGGGGCCGCGAGCGGGACGAGTTCCTGCGGCAGTTGACCTGGGCGGAATTCTACCGGCTGGTGCTGCGCCAGGAGGGCGCGCGGGTCCTGGGGAACCTGGAGGACCCCAAGTACCCGGCCCGCTGGACGGACACCCTGCCGGACGACGTGCGCGAGGCCCGCACCGGCCTGCCCTGCGCGGACGCATGGGTCACGCACCTCGTCCGGGACGGGTGGCTGCACAACCACGAGCGGCTGTGGTTCGCGGCGTACCTGGTGCACTGGCGCGGCGTGGACTGGCGGTCCGGGTACGCCCTGTTCCGCGAGCACCTGCTGGACGGGGATATTGCCAACAACGCCCTGTCGTGGCAGTGGGTGGCGAGCACCTTCAGCAACAAGCCGTACTTCATGAATCAGGAGAACATCGATCGGTACAGCGGCGGCCGGTGGTGCCGCACCTGCCGGGCCGAGTGTCCGTTCCGCGCCTCGTACGGGGAGCTGGAAACGCAGCTGTTCGGGACGCGGCCGTGA
- a CDS encoding PadR family transcriptional regulator codes for MDTNLFKGNLDLILLSVLEREGGYGQDIAKRVSAVTEGSITLNAGSLYPALHRLEKGGFLSAAETTPARGGPPVRTYTLTDAGHAELRRRRDSYRAFDAALRSLW; via the coding sequence GTGGATACGAACCTGTTCAAGGGCAACCTGGACCTGATCCTCCTGAGCGTCCTGGAACGCGAGGGTGGGTACGGGCAGGACATCGCCAAGCGCGTCAGCGCCGTCACGGAGGGCAGCATCACCCTGAACGCCGGGAGCCTGTACCCGGCCCTGCACCGCCTGGAGAAGGGCGGGTTCCTGAGCGCCGCCGAGACGACCCCCGCCCGTGGTGGCCCCCCGGTCCGCACGTACACCCTGACCGACGCGGGCCACGCCGAACTGCGCCGCAGACGTGATTCTTACCGCGCCTTCGATGCGGCCCTGCGGAGCCTCTGGTGA
- the lepB gene encoding signal peptidase I: protein MTASVRNRLGRLWRDWLSPLAFALLLTQFGATAVRVDGVSMLPGLRHGETLLVPKIEGWAHTLGAGTYARGDTVVFKPPRTATQEWTRTYRGLTLPWAYRPYLVKRVIGLPGDTVQVQAGTVLVNGRPLNEPRTTAYWNGACLDTTSPLANTPPVTVPAGTYFVMGDNRSPGGSLDSRVFGPVGTADIAGRAVASVWPLTVPGAATSPCGPEQQDGPQQWNPRLLRSGG, encoded by the coding sequence GTGACCGCCTCTGTCAGGAACCGTCTGGGGCGCCTGTGGCGCGACTGGCTGTCCCCGCTGGCCTTCGCGCTGCTGCTGACGCAGTTCGGCGCGACCGCCGTGCGCGTGGACGGCGTCAGCATGCTGCCCGGCCTGCGCCACGGCGAGACGCTGCTCGTCCCGAAAATCGAAGGCTGGGCGCATACCCTGGGCGCCGGCACCTACGCGCGGGGCGACACTGTGGTGTTCAAACCGCCCCGCACCGCCACGCAGGAATGGACGCGCACGTACCGGGGCCTCACGCTCCCGTGGGCGTACCGTCCGTACCTCGTCAAGCGGGTGATCGGACTGCCCGGCGACACCGTGCAGGTCCAGGCGGGCACCGTCCTCGTGAACGGCCGCCCGCTGAACGAACCCCGCACCACCGCGTACTGGAACGGGGCGTGCCTCGACACGACCAGCCCCCTGGCGAACACGCCGCCCGTCACCGTCCCGGCCGGGACGTACTTCGTGATGGGCGACAACCGCAGTCCCGGCGGCAGCCTCGACAGCCGCGTGTTCGGCCCGGTCGGCACCGCCGACATCGCCGGACGCGCCGTCGCCAGCGTGTGGCCCCTGACGGTGCCCGGCGCCGCCACATCGCCCTGCGGGCCGGAACAACAGGACGGCCCGCAGCAGTGGAATCCGCGCCTGCTGCGCTCAGGCGGGTGA
- a CDS encoding isocitrate lyase/phosphoenolpyruvate mutase family protein, with the protein MTQARTQPQHAHLLRALHERGLILPCAWDAVSARALQQAGSPAIGTSSAAVAFALGFPDGQVAPRDMLLAALERLLNAVTVPVTADLEGGYADTPQGVADTVRAALSLGAAGLNLEDASGQPDRPLLPVDEQMDRLRAARAAADALGVPAYLNARTDTYLSGYGDTDANRLDETVRRGRAYLRAGADSVFVPGLTDPSTLRTLRERLGGPLAVMHVPGGPDAHTLLRAGASRVSTGPSLFLAAVGHAAALSAGLREQGTLDPAGALTFGTVQGWFSRSPA; encoded by the coding sequence ATGACCCAAGCCCGAACCCAGCCCCAGCACGCCCACCTCCTGCGCGCCCTGCACGAACGCGGCCTGATCCTGCCCTGCGCCTGGGACGCCGTCAGCGCCCGCGCGTTGCAGCAGGCGGGCAGTCCGGCCATCGGCACGAGCAGCGCCGCCGTGGCCTTCGCCCTGGGCTTCCCGGACGGGCAGGTCGCCCCGCGCGACATGCTGCTGGCCGCCCTGGAACGCCTCCTGAACGCCGTGACCGTGCCCGTCACCGCCGACCTGGAAGGCGGGTACGCCGACACGCCGCAGGGCGTGGCCGACACGGTCCGCGCTGCCCTGAGCCTGGGCGCGGCGGGCCTGAACCTCGAGGACGCCAGCGGGCAGCCCGACCGGCCCCTCCTGCCAGTGGACGAGCAGATGGACCGGCTGCGCGCCGCGCGTGCCGCCGCCGACGCGCTGGGCGTTCCCGCGTACCTGAACGCCCGCACCGACACGTACCTCAGCGGGTACGGCGACACCGACGCGAACAGACTGGACGAGACGGTCCGCCGGGGCCGCGCGTACCTGCGGGCCGGGGCGGACAGCGTGTTCGTGCCCGGCCTGACCGACCCCTCCACCCTCCGCACGCTGCGCGAACGCCTGGGCGGCCCGCTGGCCGTCATGCATGTCCCCGGCGGACCGGACGCCCACACCCTGCTGCGCGCCGGGGCCAGCCGCGTCAGCACCGGCCCCTCACTGTTCCTGGCGGCCGTGGGTCACGCTGCCGCCCTGAGCGCAGGCCTCCGCGAACAGGGCACCCTCGACCCGGCCGGCGCGTTGACCTTCGGGACGGTTCAGGGCTGGTTCAGCCGCTCACCCGCCTGA
- a CDS encoding Ada metal-binding domain-containing protein, with translation MTVTFTREFMLERMFAGDAAFDGLFYTGVTSTGIYCLPSCRARKPLAGNVVFHPCVASARAAGLRACRRCQPDAFQAGVPVEEATFTAALARVDVPGVESVQALARALNLSGSALHRLFREQFQCSPADWLTRRRVELAAARLLTSADTAAQVAFAVGFGSLSAFGAQFRRVMHLTPQALRAAARAGTLRLTLPAAYPLELVRRDLGRDPLGVTGLVGEDAVSFAWTLPGGPQVVTVQFGGQDATVRPSRPEALSGPDWLALHALAERALGLRGLSRPVPLVPEFFDGLVWAVVGQQVTFQQACTLRRRLVDRCGLPAGNGLSAPPTAQAVAALTPAELGSVGLTGARAALLHRLAGRVSRGELDLAALSRGTVGAARRTLLAVPGIGPWTAEYVLLRVLGFPDIVPDTDAALVAALRRAHGLPARPTPAEVQRLLEPFAPHRSHAVLRLWHALPPTQDPHGDTP, from the coding sequence ATGACGGTCACGTTCACGCGGGAATTCATGCTGGAGCGGATGTTCGCGGGCGACGCGGCGTTCGACGGGCTGTTCTACACGGGCGTGACGAGTACCGGGATCTACTGCCTGCCGTCCTGCCGGGCGCGCAAGCCGCTGGCGGGGAACGTGGTGTTCCACCCGTGCGTGGCGTCGGCGCGGGCGGCGGGACTGCGGGCGTGTCGTCGCTGCCAGCCGGACGCGTTCCAGGCGGGCGTGCCGGTCGAGGAGGCGACCTTCACGGCGGCGCTGGCCCGCGTGGACGTGCCGGGCGTGGAGTCCGTGCAGGCCCTGGCCCGCGCACTCAACCTGAGTGGCAGCGCGCTGCACCGCCTGTTCCGTGAGCAGTTCCAGTGCAGTCCGGCCGACTGGCTGACGCGGCGGCGGGTGGAACTGGCGGCCGCGCGCCTGCTGACCTCGGCGGATACGGCGGCGCAGGTGGCGTTCGCGGTGGGGTTCGGGAGCCTGTCGGCGTTCGGCGCGCAGTTCCGGCGGGTGATGCACCTGACCCCGCAGGCGTTGCGCGCGGCGGCCCGGGCAGGCACGCTGCGGCTGACGCTGCCGGCCGCGTACCCGCTGGAACTGGTGCGCCGCGACCTGGGCCGCGATCCGCTTGGCGTGACGGGACTGGTGGGGGAGGACGCGGTGTCCTTCGCGTGGACCCTGCCGGGTGGACCGCAGGTCGTGACCGTGCAGTTCGGTGGTCAGGACGCCACGGTGCGGCCATCCCGTCCGGAGGCCCTGAGTGGTCCGGACTGGCTGGCCCTGCACGCCTTGGCGGAGCGGGCGCTGGGGCTGCGCGGACTGTCGCGGCCTGTTCCGCTGGTGCCGGAGTTCTTCGACGGGCTGGTGTGGGCCGTGGTGGGCCAGCAGGTCACGTTTCAGCAGGCCTGCACGCTGCGGCGGCGACTGGTGGACCGCTGCGGCCTGCCCGCCGGGAATGGCCTGAGCGCGCCGCCCACCGCGCAGGCCGTGGCGGCCCTGACCCCCGCCGAACTGGGCAGCGTGGGCCTGACCGGCGCGCGGGCCGCGTTACTGCACCGACTGGCGGGGCGGGTGTCGCGCGGGGAACTGGACCTCGCGGCGCTGTCACGCGGCACGGTGGGAGCCGCGCGCCGCACCCTGCTGGCCGTGCCCGGTATCGGCCCGTGGACCGCCGAGTACGTGCTGCTGCGCGTGCTGGGTTTTCCGGACATCGTGCCCGACACGGACGCCGCCCTGGTCGCCGCGCTGCGCCGCGCGCACGGACTGCCCGCACGCCCGACGCCCGCCGAGGTGCAGCGCCTGCTTGAGCCCTTCGCCCCTCACCGCAGTCACGCGGTCCTGCGCCTGTGGCACGCCCTGCCGCCCACCCAAGACCCTCACGGAGACACCCCATGA
- the aceF gene encoding dihydrolipoyllysine-residue acetyltransferase → MATELKLPDVGDNIEQGTVVTVLVKPGDTVTEGQPIIEIETDKAVIEVPAEAAGTVEAVNVTVGDTVKVGGVIATLGGGASTPAAPAAPASAPVDETDTASTQAAAQAQQASQKEQAAQTAPSAPASAPVSGGAQITLPDVGDNIEQGTVVTVLVKPGDTVTEGQPVIEIETDKAVVEVPSNASGTVQSVSVNVGDTVKVGGVIATLGGGSAPTAPAPAASPAPAPAAPAPAAPAPAQPAGAPAAQAAAPVQSGTQNPQTFDGRHVVPAAPSIRRLAREIGVDIHAVQGTGIAGRISEEDVRRTGGTPTVTAPAAAQASAPAAAAPAVAAAPLPNFEKWGRVTREDMSGIRKATVRSMTASTLIPMVTHFDKADVTLMEETRKRFGARVEKAGGKLTMTHILMKVVANALRQFPKFGASLDLDAQQVIYKDFVNIGVAVDTPVGLLVPVIKDADRKSITDMVLELSELAGRARDRKLKPDEMQGATFTISNLGGIGGHAFTPIVNSPEVAILGVSRGGMEPVWNKETGAFEPRNMLPLSLTYDHRLIDGADAARFVRFICESLEDPFLISL, encoded by the coding sequence ATGGCTACTGAACTGAAACTCCCCGACGTGGGCGACAACATCGAGCAGGGCACCGTCGTGACCGTGCTGGTCAAGCCGGGCGACACCGTCACCGAGGGGCAACCCATCATCGAGATCGAGACCGACAAGGCCGTCATCGAGGTGCCCGCCGAGGCTGCCGGGACCGTGGAAGCCGTGAACGTGACCGTGGGCGACACCGTGAAGGTGGGCGGCGTCATTGCCACCCTGGGCGGCGGCGCCAGCACCCCGGCCGCCCCCGCCGCCCCCGCGAGCGCCCCGGTCGACGAGACCGACACCGCCAGCACCCAGGCAGCCGCGCAGGCGCAGCAGGCGTCGCAGAAGGAACAGGCCGCTCAGACCGCCCCGAGCGCCCCCGCGAGCGCTCCGGTCAGCGGCGGCGCGCAGATCACCCTGCCGGACGTGGGTGACAACATCGAGCAGGGCACCGTCGTGACCGTGCTCGTCAAGCCGGGCGACACCGTGACCGAGGGCCAGCCCGTCATCGAGATCGAGACCGACAAGGCCGTCGTGGAAGTGCCCTCCAACGCCAGCGGCACCGTGCAGAGCGTCAGCGTGAACGTGGGCGACACCGTGAAGGTCGGCGGCGTGATCGCTACCCTGGGCGGCGGCAGCGCCCCGACCGCCCCCGCCCCCGCAGCGTCGCCCGCACCCGCACCGGCCGCACCCGCGCCCGCCGCACCTGCCCCGGCCCAGCCCGCCGGTGCGCCCGCCGCGCAGGCCGCCGCACCCGTACAGTCCGGCACGCAGAACCCGCAGACCTTCGACGGGCGCCACGTCGTGCCCGCCGCGCCCAGCATCCGCCGCCTCGCCCGCGAGATCGGCGTGGACATTCACGCCGTGCAGGGCACCGGTATCGCCGGCCGTATCAGCGAGGAAGACGTCCGCCGCACCGGCGGCACCCCCACCGTCACCGCGCCCGCCGCCGCGCAGGCCAGCGCCCCTGCCGCCGCCGCGCCTGCTGTGGCCGCCGCGCCCCTGCCCAACTTCGAGAAGTGGGGCCGCGTGACCCGCGAGGACATGAGCGGCATCCGCAAGGCCACCGTCCGCTCCATGACCGCCAGCACCCTCATCCCCATGGTCACGCACTTCGACAAGGCCGACGTGACCCTCATGGAAGAGACCCGCAAACGCTTCGGCGCGCGCGTCGAGAAAGCCGGCGGCAAACTCACCATGACGCACATCCTCATGAAGGTCGTCGCGAACGCCCTGCGTCAGTTCCCCAAATTCGGCGCCAGCCTCGACCTGGACGCCCAGCAGGTCATCTACAAGGACTTCGTGAACATCGGCGTCGCCGTCGACACGCCCGTCGGCCTGCTCGTACCCGTCATCAAGGACGCCGACCGCAAGAGCATCACCGACATGGTCCTGGAACTGAGCGAACTCGCCGGCCGCGCCCGCGACCGCAAACTCAAACCCGACGAGATGCAGGGCGCCACCTTCACGATTTCCAACCTCGGCGGGATCGGCGGGCACGCCTTCACGCCCATCGTGAACAGCCCCGAAGTCGCCATCCTCGGCGTGAGCCGCGGCGGCATGGAACCCGTCTGGAACAAGGAAACGGGCGCGTTCGAACCCCGCAACATGCTCCCCCTCAGCCTCACCTACGACCACCGCCTGATCGACGGCGCCGACGCCGCCCGCTTCGTGCGCTTCATCTGCGAAAGCCTCGAAGACCCCTTCCTGATCTCGCTGTAA